One Armatimonadota bacterium genomic window carries:
- a CDS encoding adenine phosphoribosyltransferase: MAELLARALVRDVPDFPKPGILFKDITPILEDPAAFQEVIDLLSKDAIAKGAEVIVGIESRGFVFGTPIALQCKLPFAMARKLGKLPYDRITEEYALEYGTNTVEMHVDAIKPGQKAYIVDDLLATGGTAGAASRLVERLKGEVIGFGCLIELGFLDGRKALPDLPITALMEY; encoded by the coding sequence ATGGCAGAGCTTCTAGCCCGTGCCCTCGTTCGAGACGTTCCCGACTTCCCGAAACCAGGCATCCTATTCAAAGACATCACGCCCATCCTCGAAGACCCTGCGGCCTTCCAAGAAGTCATCGACCTCTTGAGCAAAGACGCTATCGCCAAAGGGGCGGAAGTGATCGTCGGAATCGAGAGCCGAGGTTTCGTTTTCGGAACTCCGATCGCTCTCCAGTGCAAACTCCCGTTCGCCATGGCCCGCAAGCTTGGCAAACTTCCCTACGACCGCATCACCGAGGAGTACGCACTTGAGTACGGCACGAATACCGTGGAAATGCACGTCGATGCGATCAAGCCGGGTCAGAAAGCCTACATCGTCGATGACCTCTTGGCAACCGGTGGAACCGCCGGAGCCGCAAGCCGCTTGGTCGAAAGACTGAAGGGCGAGGTGATTGGCTTCGGTTGTCTGATCGAGCTCGGCTTCCTCGACGGTCGCAAGGCCCTGCCTGATCTCCCCATCACCGCGCTGATGGAGTACTAA
- the miaA gene encoding tRNA (adenosine(37)-N6)-dimethylallyltransferase MiaA: protein MSAPRLFAVMGPTASGKSHLAEEIASLLDAPILNADAFQIYRGMDIGTAKPNDRERYHLLDLKNPNEDFGVGEFVILAADLLRHFFDQGRDVVICGGTGLYVRALLEEYKDLMPAPSEALRREIGSLSLDEALERLQKADPDEAVRIDAKNEIRVKRALEKLTGGQTPIQFSLPPFLTTKIAIIPPVEISRTKIMQRTKEMIQNGWVAEVNELISQGYGPGDPGFRALGYEAIAQYVQEGGDELELVQKIELDTVKYAKRQRTWLRAEPNLTVFNEASEALDAVERQVRGGYYEG, encoded by the coding sequence ATGTCGGCCCCGCGTCTGTTCGCAGTAATGGGGCCGACAGCCTCTGGTAAGTCTCATCTCGCCGAGGAGATTGCGAGCCTCCTCGACGCCCCCATCCTCAACGCCGACGCGTTCCAAATCTATCGGGGTATGGATATCGGTACCGCCAAGCCTAATGATCGTGAGCGGTATCACCTGCTCGACCTCAAGAATCCCAATGAGGACTTCGGCGTTGGCGAATTTGTAATCCTCGCTGCCGACCTCCTCCGGCATTTTTTTGATCAAGGTCGTGACGTAGTGATTTGCGGTGGAACCGGACTTTACGTTCGGGCCCTCTTGGAAGAATACAAGGATCTCATGCCGGCGCCATCTGAGGCCCTTCGCCGCGAGATTGGCTCTCTCAGTCTGGACGAAGCTCTCGAGCGCCTACAAAAGGCTGACCCCGATGAAGCCGTTCGAATCGATGCCAAGAATGAAATTCGGGTCAAGCGAGCCCTCGAAAAACTGACCGGAGGTCAAACCCCGATTCAATTTAGCTTGCCCCCCTTTCTCACTACAAAAATCGCAATCATCCCGCCCGTGGAAATTTCACGTACAAAAATCATGCAACGGACAAAAGAAATGATTCAAAATGGCTGGGTAGCCGAAGTTAATGAATTGATTAGTCAAGGCTATGGACCAGGAGACCCAGGATTCCGGGCCCTTGGGTACGAAGCCATCGCGCAGTACGTACAAGAGGGTGGGGATGAACTGGAATTGGTCCAGAAGATCGAGTTAGATACGGTAAAGTATGCAAAACGTCAAAGGACGTGGTTGCGGGCTGAACCTAACTTGACTGTTTTTAATGAAGCCTCCGAGGCATTGGACGCCGTCGAGCGACAAGTTCGAGGAGGTTATTACGAAGGATAA
- the hfq gene encoding RNA chaperone Hfq: protein MGKAINLQDMFLNQVRKEGVGVTIYLTNSVQLRGHVRGFDAFTILLDSSGKPTQLVYKHAVASIVPTKTVGSYKSPSEMDHNESED, encoded by the coding sequence ATGGGCAAGGCAATAAACCTGCAAGATATGTTTTTGAACCAGGTCCGAAAAGAAGGAGTTGGCGTTACCATTTACCTCACGAATAGTGTCCAGTTGCGTGGACATGTTCGAGGCTTCGATGCATTTACGATCCTGTTGGATAGCTCCGGCAAACCCACCCAGCTCGTTTACAAGCATGCGGTAGCAAGCATCGTTCCCACGAAGACCGTTGGATCCTATAAGTCGCCTAGCGAAATGGATCATAACGAATCAGAAGATTGA
- a CDS encoding diaminopimelate epimerase: MHGIGNDFVLIDTIRDGEPEGDLMTLAQKLCDRRFGIGSDGLILVENPDSSLTMRMFNPDGSESEMCGNGLRTFARLCHDRGYGGDSFPVATGAGTLQVTFHDDQTVSVNMGPAILSPEGIGMTGVTGSTFVGQDIGKGQFGTAVSMGNPHLVILVEVISKIELEVEGPRLERHAFFPKRTNVHFVQIDSSDEISMRTWERGAGPTLACGTGACASAVAAYLNGKTGRKVKVNLPGGSLNVDYQDDGTVLMRGPAEYSFEGSLSDPL; encoded by the coding sequence ATGCACGGAATCGGAAACGATTTCGTGCTGATCGACACCATTCGGGACGGGGAGCCCGAGGGTGATTTGATGACTTTGGCTCAGAAACTTTGCGACCGGCGCTTCGGAATTGGAAGCGACGGGCTGATTCTCGTCGAGAACCCAGACAGCAGTCTCACCATGCGGATGTTCAATCCGGATGGATCGGAAAGCGAGATGTGTGGCAACGGCCTACGCACCTTCGCCCGGCTCTGTCACGACCGCGGTTACGGCGGAGACTCTTTTCCTGTCGCCACTGGCGCAGGAACTCTGCAAGTCACTTTCCACGACGATCAGACGGTTTCCGTGAACATGGGTCCCGCCATCCTTTCCCCCGAAGGGATCGGCATGACTGGCGTCACCGGATCAACGTTCGTCGGCCAGGACATCGGCAAGGGGCAGTTTGGAACCGCAGTTTCGATGGGCAACCCACACCTAGTGATCCTCGTCGAGGTTATCTCCAAGATTGAACTGGAAGTCGAAGGTCCCCGGCTAGAGCGGCATGCCTTCTTCCCCAAGCGCACCAACGTTCACTTCGTACAGATCGACTCAAGCGATGAGATTTCGATGCGAACGTGGGAACGCGGAGCGGGGCCAACCCTGGCCTGCGGAACCGGAGCCTGCGCCTCGGCAGTCGCGGCTTACCTGAACGGCAAGACCGGACGAAAGGTGAAAGTGAATCTGCCTGGAGGCAGCTTGAACGTCGATTATCAGGACGACGGAACCGTCCTCATGCGAGGACCAGCGGAGTATAGCTTCGAGGGATCGTTAAGCGACCCGCTTTAG
- the smpB gene encoding SsrA-binding protein SmpB, producing MAKSKTKQEPSGPKTIQNRKARFDYHILDEQEAGIVLSGSEVKSLYNGRANLTDAYCRIVNEELWLFQLDIEPYKYSSNFQPERRRERKLLMHKKEILVLERKALEKGFSILPLEIYFKNGKAKVKIALARGKAQYDKRESIAKKDTRRELERAQSEKF from the coding sequence ATGGCGAAGTCCAAAACCAAGCAAGAACCCTCGGGGCCGAAGACGATCCAGAATCGCAAGGCTAGGTTCGATTACCACATCCTCGACGAGCAAGAGGCGGGAATCGTGCTGTCCGGGAGCGAGGTCAAAAGCCTGTATAACGGACGCGCCAACCTTACTGACGCCTATTGTCGCATCGTCAACGAAGAGCTTTGGCTCTTTCAGTTGGACATCGAGCCATACAAGTACAGTTCGAACTTTCAGCCCGAGCGACGCCGCGAGCGAAAGCTGTTGATGCACAAGAAAGAAATTCTGGTTTTGGAGCGCAAGGCGCTAGAGAAAGGTTTCTCGATTCTGCCCTTGGAGATCTACTTCAAAAACGGCAAAGCCAAGGTGAAAATCGCCCTGGCAAGGGGCAAGGCTCAGTACGATAAACGGGAGTCCATCGCCAAGAAGGACACTCGCCGAGAATTAGAGCGCGCGCAGTCGGAAAAATTCTGA
- a CDS encoding SDR family NAD(P)-dependent oxidoreductase, which translates to MNGKTALVTGSSRGIGAEIARQLVHDDWQVILHCTNGVTEAHVLAESLGDACLGVVKADLRSPEETEKLWLSAREMAPIDALVNNAGVYIQSPFGSDAATWQKVRNEMTRVNFEAPTELIYAALQDFEGRGKGKVLNVASRVGFRGEANAAFYAASKAALINLTRSLAVEYANSGIEFFGLAPGWVDTSMARDGMDNRLKEILATIPMGRMASPADCAATASFLLSDAASYLSGVVIDINGASYFH; encoded by the coding sequence ATGAATGGAAAGACCGCTCTGGTGACGGGAAGCTCCCGGGGAATCGGAGCCGAGATCGCTCGACAATTAGTTCACGATGACTGGCAGGTGATTTTGCACTGTACGAACGGGGTGACCGAAGCACATGTATTGGCCGAGTCGTTGGGAGACGCCTGCCTGGGTGTGGTGAAGGCCGATCTGCGCAGTCCCGAAGAGACGGAGAAACTATGGCTCTCTGCTCGCGAGATGGCTCCCATCGACGCATTGGTGAACAATGCCGGCGTATACATCCAGAGCCCGTTTGGCTCGGATGCGGCCACCTGGCAGAAGGTCCGAAACGAGATGACGCGCGTGAACTTCGAAGCGCCAACCGAACTGATCTACGCCGCTCTGCAGGACTTCGAAGGGCGAGGCAAAGGGAAGGTGCTGAACGTCGCTAGTCGAGTTGGCTTCCGGGGTGAGGCGAATGCCGCCTTCTATGCGGCTTCCAAGGCCGCGCTGATCAACCTTACAAGGAGCCTGGCGGTCGAATATGCCAATTCAGGAATCGAGTTCTTCGGCCTCGCGCCAGGCTGGGTCGATACCTCGATGGCGCGAGACGGAATGGACAATCGGCTGAAGGAAATTCTCGCCACGATCCCGATGGGACGGATGGCCTCGCCGGCGGATTGCGCGGCGACGGCCAGCTTCCTACTCAGCGACGCCGCTAGCTACCTCAGCGGCGTCGTGATCGATATCAATGGGGCGAGTTACTTCCACTAG
- a CDS encoding ascorbate-dependent monooxygenase — translation MKLPSVLVGVPCCAIVGFGLFGFAKNGDQKTKVAPVVPVVTVPDKVTYAENVAPILDKHCTKCHHDDAVAPFSLVGYDNAKRQSAMVANSASDKRMPPWKAVHGYGDFLDENRLTDTDIAILKKWAETGSNRGDAAKEPKPQVFNPTWELGTPDIVLQASKPFKLEAEGDDVYRNFVFDLHNTEPVYVTAMDVKPGNKQVVHHVIGFLDARGRSVTLEKNNKDGQEGYTTSGGGIGVPPSGALGGWAPGVTVRKTPAGTAFVVQPGTKIVMQVHYHKDGKEETDQTKLGLYTTKVKPERQMDIYWCAQHFFKIPVGAADQEVTWQDTMPADATIYYVMPHMHLLGKSMKAKVIKDDGTEVPLVFVDHWDFNWQLIYALKEPLKVKKGWKLAVEAHYDNSDDNPYKTDRPVTWGEQTTDEMALLVVGYTAERPITIQQMIQQKLKDGFRRGGQ, via the coding sequence ATGAAGTTGCCGTCCGTTTTAGTTGGGGTTCCGTGCTGTGCGATTGTCGGCTTCGGACTCTTTGGGTTCGCCAAGAACGGCGATCAAAAGACGAAGGTCGCACCGGTTGTGCCGGTGGTCACAGTTCCCGACAAGGTTACCTACGCCGAGAACGTCGCTCCGATCCTGGACAAGCACTGCACCAAGTGCCACCACGACGACGCCGTTGCGCCGTTCTCGCTGGTTGGTTACGACAATGCCAAGCGGCAAAGTGCAATGGTTGCCAACTCGGCCAGCGACAAACGAATGCCACCCTGGAAGGCGGTCCACGGCTACGGCGATTTCCTCGACGAGAACCGGCTGACTGACACCGACATCGCGATCTTGAAGAAGTGGGCCGAGACGGGATCGAACCGCGGCGATGCCGCCAAGGAACCTAAGCCGCAGGTCTTCAACCCGACCTGGGAGCTCGGCACACCGGATATCGTTCTGCAGGCATCGAAGCCGTTCAAGCTAGAAGCAGAAGGCGACGACGTCTACCGCAACTTCGTCTTCGACCTCCACAACACCGAGCCGGTGTACGTGACGGCGATGGATGTGAAGCCGGGCAACAAGCAGGTGGTTCACCACGTGATCGGCTTCCTCGATGCCAGGGGCCGTTCGGTCACGCTGGAAAAGAACAACAAGGACGGACAGGAGGGCTACACGACTTCCGGCGGTGGAATCGGCGTTCCTCCGAGCGGCGCCCTCGGCGGATGGGCACCCGGCGTGACGGTTCGAAAGACCCCGGCGGGCACCGCGTTTGTGGTCCAACCTGGCACCAAGATCGTGATGCAGGTCCACTATCACAAGGACGGCAAGGAAGAGACCGACCAAACTAAGCTCGGCCTTTATACGACCAAAGTGAAGCCGGAGCGGCAGATGGACATCTACTGGTGCGCCCAGCACTTTTTCAAGATTCCCGTCGGTGCCGCCGACCAAGAAGTTACTTGGCAGGATACGATGCCGGCCGACGCCACCATCTACTACGTGATGCCGCATATGCACTTGCTTGGCAAGTCGATGAAGGCAAAAGTGATCAAGGATGACGGCACCGAGGTTCCGCTCGTGTTCGTTGACCACTGGGACTTCAACTGGCAGTTGATTTACGCGCTAAAGGAGCCGCTCAAGGTGAAGAAAGGCTGGAAGCTGGCGGTCGAAGCCCACTATGACAACTCGGATGATAACCCGTACAAGACGGACCGCCCGGTGACGTGGGGCGAGCAGACGACCGATGAGATGGCGCTCCTGGTTGTGGGCTACACCGCAGAAAGGCCGATCACTATTCAGCAGATGATTCAGCAGAAGCTGAAGGACGGATTCCGCCGAGGCGGCCAGTAA
- the dnaK gene encoding molecular chaperone DnaK — protein sequence MGKTVGIDLGTTNSVVAVMEGGEPVVISTAEGARTCPSVVAYKKNGERLVGAPAKRQAVTNSENTIHSIKRFMGHQFGEVSGEQSRISYKIKAGKNGQAVAFVPALDKDLTPEEVSAMILQKLKTDAESYLGETVDQAVITVPAYFNDAQRTATKNAGEIAGLKVLRIINEPTAASLAYGLDKKANETILVFDLGGGTFDVSILDVGEGVFEVRSTSGDSHLGGDDFDNKIVDYLASEFKKEQGVDLLKDTAAVQRLRDAAEKAKIELSSQASTQINLPYITAVDNEPKHLDMTMTRAKFEELTSDLMDRVKKPFFQALEDAKLKASEIDEIIMVGGSTRMPQVQDLVKQLTGKEPNRSVNPDEVVAIGAAIQAGVLGGEVKNIVLLDVTPLSLGVETQGGIFDKLIDRNTTIPTKKSRIYTTATDNQPEVEIHILQGERPMARDNKSLGRFHLAGIPPAPARVPQIEVTFDIDANGILHVSAQEKGTGAKQSITITGSGNLNRDDIERMVADAEVNAEADRKFQELAELKNKADQLSYQTEKTLKDAGDKIDEATRQDATEKIEAVRKAVTAGFEEEIQTSYAALETVSHAIAEKLYADSAAGQPTAGETAGQADGEEVIDAEFQEEK from the coding sequence ATGGGAAAAACAGTAGGAATTGACTTAGGTACGACCAACTCGGTCGTCGCAGTAATGGAAGGCGGTGAGCCCGTCGTCATCAGTACGGCGGAAGGGGCGCGAACGTGTCCCAGTGTCGTCGCCTATAAGAAGAATGGTGAGCGCTTGGTGGGCGCGCCGGCAAAACGCCAGGCCGTCACAAACTCCGAAAATACAATTCATTCGATCAAGCGTTTTATGGGGCACCAGTTCGGCGAAGTCTCGGGAGAGCAGAGCCGAATTTCTTATAAGATTAAGGCGGGCAAGAACGGCCAAGCCGTCGCTTTTGTTCCGGCCCTCGACAAAGATTTGACTCCAGAAGAAGTCTCGGCGATGATCCTTCAGAAGCTGAAGACCGACGCCGAATCTTATCTGGGTGAGACGGTCGACCAGGCGGTCATCACCGTTCCGGCGTACTTCAACGACGCCCAGCGAACAGCGACCAAGAACGCGGGTGAGATCGCGGGCCTGAAGGTCCTTCGCATCATCAACGAGCCGACGGCGGCCTCGCTGGCCTATGGCTTGGATAAGAAGGCGAACGAAACCATCCTCGTCTTCGACCTCGGTGGCGGTACGTTCGACGTTTCCATCCTCGACGTGGGCGAAGGCGTGTTCGAAGTGCGATCGACCAGTGGCGACAGCCACCTCGGTGGCGACGACTTCGACAACAAGATCGTGGACTACCTCGCCAGCGAGTTCAAGAAGGAGCAGGGCGTGGACCTATTGAAGGACACCGCCGCAGTCCAGCGACTGCGCGATGCGGCGGAAAAGGCCAAGATCGAGCTCTCCAGCCAGGCCTCGACCCAGATCAACCTGCCGTACATCACGGCCGTCGATAACGAGCCGAAGCACCTCGACATGACCATGACCCGAGCCAAGTTTGAAGAACTGACCTCGGACCTGATGGACCGCGTCAAGAAGCCGTTCTTCCAGGCGCTGGAAGACGCGAAGCTGAAGGCGAGCGAGATCGACGAGATCATCATGGTGGGTGGTTCGACCCGAATGCCGCAGGTGCAGGACCTGGTCAAACAGCTTACGGGCAAAGAACCGAACCGATCGGTGAACCCGGACGAAGTCGTCGCAATCGGCGCGGCCATCCAGGCAGGCGTTCTCGGCGGCGAAGTCAAGAACATCGTCCTCCTCGACGTCACTCCGCTCTCGCTGGGCGTGGAGACTCAGGGCGGCATCTTCGACAAGCTGATCGACCGCAACACCACGATCCCGACCAAGAAGAGCCGAATCTACACCACGGCGACGGACAACCAGCCGGAAGTCGAGATTCACATCTTGCAGGGCGAGCGGCCGATGGCACGCGACAACAAGTCGCTGGGCCGATTCCACCTGGCGGGCATTCCGCCGGCCCCGGCTCGCGTTCCGCAGATCGAAGTGACCTTCGACATCGACGCCAACGGCATTCTGCACGTCAGCGCGCAGGAGAAGGGAACCGGAGCCAAGCAGAGCATCACGATCACCGGTTCGGGCAACCTCAATCGCGACGACATCGAGCGAATGGTGGCCGACGCCGAAGTGAACGCCGAGGCCGACCGCAAGTTCCAGGAGCTCGCCGAGCTGAAGAACAAGGCCGACCAGTTGTCCTACCAGACGGAAAAGACGCTGAAGGACGCGGGCGACAAGATCGACGAGGCGACCCGACAGGACGCCACCGAGAAGATCGAGGCGGTCCGCAAGGCCGTCACCGCGGGCTTCGAAGAGGAGATTCAAACCTCCTACGCAGCGCTGGAAACCGTGTCGCACGCCATCGCAGAGAAGCTCTATGCCGATAGCGCAGCGGGTCAACCGACCGCAGGCGAGACGGCAGGGCAAGCCGACGGCGAAGAGGTCATCGACGCCGAGTTCCAGGAAGAGAAGTAA
- a CDS encoding transposase, producing the protein MPQSLSQIVVHAVFSTKDRTPWLDEALRPALFAYIATVIKSDGHVPIMVGGHDDHVHILFGLARTVPIADMIKKTKVTSSVWIKSEFPHRSNFAWQGGYGAFSVSYPSIDAAIAYIANQDQHHQKLSFPEEFRRLMDENGIAFDEKYVWD; encoded by the coding sequence ATGCCGCAGTCTCTGTCCCAGATCGTCGTCCACGCCGTTTTCAGCACCAAAGATCGGACGCCTTGGCTCGACGAAGCATTGAGGCCAGCGCTCTTTGCCTATATCGCCACCGTTATCAAATCGGACGGCCACGTACCAATCATGGTCGGCGGACATGACGATCACGTTCACATTCTCTTCGGTTTGGCCCGAACGGTGCCCATTGCCGACATGATCAAAAAGACAAAGGTCACCTCATCGGTTTGGATCAAATCAGAATTCCCGCACCGGTCGAACTTCGCATGGCAGGGTGGCTACGGAGCGTTCAGCGTTTCCTACCCGTCGATCGACGCCGCAATCGCCTATATTGCAAATCAGGACCAGCATCATCAGAAGCTTTCGTTTCCCGAAGAGTTTCGCCGTCTCATGGATGAGAATGGAATCGCCTTCGATGAGAAATACGTTTGGGATTGA
- a CDS encoding aminotransferase class I/II-fold pyridoxal phosphate-dependent enzyme, which yields MVDETCYHGGAFWERLDPRFHSPNRFGDIINADVLDAWFPPSPRVADALADIAQWSMQTSPPTYSEGLIAEIASHYAVPEDQLLVGAGSSSLWFLFASRTLRPSSHVLLIEPSYGEYAHACEQVVGCRVTRLTLLPDDGFRLDLEQWTARLADGAFDLAVLVNPNNPTGQPVDRDDLLAALRAVPRRTLVLIDEAYMEFWNPGESLLSVADLPPNVSVVCSFSKRFALSGLRAAMLRTNPHLRSDLSRWTPPWAVSLPAQAATCAAFRDLAYYHDRYQETHRLRGELASGLAGLGLEVHDSCANWLNLRVPRAEAFRAASLREGLFVRNLGKSAPSLGDEWVRVAVKDASTNQRMVDAIGSIVACRT from the coding sequence ATGGTTGACGAGACCTGTTATCACGGCGGCGCATTTTGGGAGCGGCTCGACCCTCGGTTCCATTCGCCGAATCGCTTTGGCGACATCATCAATGCCGACGTCCTCGACGCCTGGTTTCCGCCGTCGCCCCGGGTGGCCGACGCATTGGCCGACATCGCCCAATGGTCGATGCAGACCTCGCCGCCGACGTATTCCGAAGGCCTGATCGCGGAGATCGCGTCGCACTACGCCGTGCCCGAAGACCAGCTTTTGGTCGGAGCCGGGTCGTCGTCGCTGTGGTTCCTGTTCGCCTCGCGGACGCTTCGCCCCTCGTCGCATGTGCTCCTCATCGAGCCCAGCTACGGCGAGTACGCCCATGCGTGCGAGCAGGTGGTGGGCTGTCGGGTCACGCGGCTGACGCTGTTGCCGGACGACGGCTTTCGGCTGGACCTCGAGCAGTGGACGGCCAGGCTGGCGGACGGCGCATTCGACCTGGCGGTCCTGGTCAACCCCAATAACCCGACCGGGCAACCCGTGGACCGGGACGATCTGCTGGCGGCGCTACGGGCGGTGCCGCGGCGAACCCTGGTGCTGATCGACGAGGCGTACATGGAGTTCTGGAATCCGGGCGAGAGCCTGCTGTCGGTGGCCGACCTGCCACCCAATGTGTCGGTCGTGTGCTCGTTCTCCAAGCGGTTCGCCCTTAGCGGTCTGCGCGCGGCGATGCTCCGCACCAACCCGCATCTGCGCTCGGACCTGTCGCGGTGGACTCCCCCGTGGGCGGTCTCGCTCCCGGCCCAGGCGGCGACTTGCGCGGCGTTTCGGGACCTGGCGTACTACCACGATCGGTACCAGGAGACGCACCGCTTGCGGGGCGAGCTGGCGTCGGGGCTGGCCGGTCTCGGGCTGGAGGTGCACGACAGTTGCGCCAACTGGCTGAACCTGCGGGTGCCTCGGGCCGAGGCGTTTCGTGCGGCTTCTCTTCGGGAGGGGCTGTTCGTGCGCAACCTTGGCAAATCGGCGCCGAGCCTGGGGGACGAGTGGGTCCGCGTCGCGGTCAAGGACGCCTCGACGAACCAGCGGATGGTGGACGCGATCGGTTCGATTGTGGCGTGTCGAACGTGA